Proteins from a single region of Sylvia atricapilla isolate bSylAtr1 chromosome 9, bSylAtr1.pri, whole genome shotgun sequence:
- the CENPL gene encoding centromere protein L yields MAEEAQEDGATRTLPSFRRLSCALPFGRTHGRLGTSSSSRPVASALCSQESVDPRKTAFLLRKAWTLYSVTPMYRFRRACLRDYARLLSASIAAEKQKGLAVEVGTELDIKVALSSLAELRGSELDHAALLVQLSSRSKASSRNSEDKLVWSGWFCSMFGDDLSENLPEDFTSLPLFLSHGAESYTALVGSWFQKTFDCCFRRLAISPQNLSWMVAMWAGCKLDRAASAVELVFSVPRLAQPLDISYAIHPEDAKALWDTVQKTPGEITQEEVDVFMDCLYAHFHRHFKIHLSAAKLVKVSTAVASAHCDGIVKILHSQYLPGVLMLLTELAISQIQ; encoded by the exons ATGGCGGAGGAGGCGCAGGAGGACGGTGCGACGCGGACCCTGCCCAGCTTCAGGCGGCTCTCCTGCGCTCTGCCCTTCGGGCGGACCCACGGTCGCCTCggcaccagctccagcagccgCCCCGTCGCGTCCGCGCTGTGCTCTCAG GAAAGCGTCGATCCGCGAAAAACAGCGTTCCTGCTGCGTAAAGCCTGGACGCTGTACAGCGTGACCCCGATGTACCGCTTCCGCCGCGCCTGCCTCAGGGACTACGCGCGGCTGCTCAGCGCCTCCATCGCCGCCGAGAAGCAGAAGGGGCTGGCCGTGGAGGTGGGCACCGAGCTGGACATCAAGGTGGCCCTGTCCAGCCTCGCCGAGCTCAGGGGCAGCGAGCTGGACCACGCCGCCCTCCTGGTGCAG ctctctTCGAGGTCAAAAGCTTCCTCCAGGAACTCTGAGGACAAACTGGTGTGGTCGGGCTGGTTCTGCTCCATGTTTGGAGATGACCTTTCCGAGAACTTGCCGGAGGACTTCACCAGCCTGCCCCTGTTCCTGAGCCACGGCGCCGAGAGCTACACAGCCTTGGTTGGAAGCTGGTTCCAGAAGACTTTCGACTGCTGCTTCCGCCGCCTGGCCATCAGCCCCCAGAACCTCAGCTGGATGGTGGCCATGTGGGCTGGCTGCAAGCTGGACAGAGCTGCCTCCGCCGTGGAACTCGTCTTCTCCGTGCCCCGCCTGGCCCAGCCCCTGGATATTTCATACGCCATCCACCCAGAGGATGCCAAAGCTCTGTGGGACACGGTGCAGAAAACGCCAGGAGAGATCACCCAGGAGGAGGTGGATGTCTTCATGGACTGCCTTTACGCCCACTTCCACAGGCACTTCAAGATCCACTTGTCGGCTGCAAAGCTGGTGAAGGTTTCCACAGCGGTTGCCTCGGCACACTGTGATGGGATTGTAAAG ATTCTACACAGCCAATACCTGCCAGGAGTGCTGATGCTACTGACTGAACTTGCAATCTCTCAGATACAGTGA
- the DARS2 gene encoding aspartate--tRNA ligase, mitochondrial produces MALPRLLVRALHRAAAAAAPAAPDFNSFVSRTNTCGELRSAHVGQKVTLYGWVQYQRQGLFLVLRDFQGLTQVIIPQDEAHSHVKELLSNAPLESVVRVTGTVSPRPLGQENPKMPTGDIEVKAETAEILNSCKKLPFEIKDFIKKSEALRLQYRYLDLRSSRLQSALRLRSRLVMSMREYLCNLHGFVDVETPTLFKRTPGGAKEFLVPSREPGKFYSLPQSPQQFKQLLMVGGLDRYFQVARCYRDEGSRPDRQPEFTQIDIEMSFVDQAGIQRLIEGLLQHSWPEERGSIMTPFPSMTYEEALAEYGTDKPDTRFGMKIVDISDVLRGSNIHFVQNALSYPHGSIRAICIPQGVRYLTNKDLESLKESAKSQFNQEIMEIICRPDGSLKSLLTKFLGEKEKSELIQALNMQEGDVVLLAAGEHKQVCCALGALRLLSANLLEAAGLALRDPTAFHFLWVVDFPLFLSKAENPTELESAHHPFTAPHPSDVSLLYSDPTKVRSQHYDLVLNGNEVGGGSIRIHSAEQQRFVLEKVLKEDSEVLSHLIEALELGAPPHGGIALGLDRLISLIVDAPSIRDVIAFPKSFRGRDLMGNAPDYVTPEELEPYHIQVSWPLEEKEAKKN; encoded by the exons ATGGCGCTCCCCCGGCTGCTGGTGCGGGCGCTGCACCGGGCGGCCGCTGCCGCCGCACCCGCGGCTCCAG atttCAACAGTTTTGTCAGTCGGACCAACACGTGTGGAGAACTGCGTTCTGCTCATGTGGGACAGAAGGTGACCCTCTATGGATGGGTTCAATATCAAAG ACAAGGcctgtttctggttttgaggGATTTCCAGGGATTGACCCAGGTCATCATTCCTCAGGATGAG GCACATTCCCACGTGAAGGAGCTCCTGTCCAACGCCCCGCTGGAGTCTGTGGTGCGAGTCACTGGGACAGTGTCCCCTCggcccctggggcaggagaatccg AAAATGCCAACAGGAGATATTGAAGTGAAGGCAGAGACTGCAGAGATCCTAAACTCCTGTAAGAAGCTGCCTTTTGAAATCAAGGATTTTATCAAG AAGTCGGAGGCGCTCCGGTTGCAGTATCGGTACCTGGACCTGCGCAGCTCCCGGCTGCAGTCCGCCCTGCGCCTCAGGTCCCGCCTGGTGATGAGCATGCGCGAGTATCTCTGCAACCTCCACG GGTTCGTGGATGTAGAGACTCCAACTCTATTTAAAAGAACCCCAGGG GGAGCCAAAGAATTCCTTGTGCCCTCGAGGGAGCCGGGAAAGTTCTACTCTCTGCCACAGAGTCCTCAGCAGTTCAAACAGCTCCTCATGGTTGGAGGCCTGGACAG GTACTTCCAGGTCGCTCGCTGCTACCGCGACGAGGGTTCACGGCCTGACAGGCAGCCGGAATTCACCCAG ATAGATATTGAGATGTCGTTTGTAGATCAAGCTGGGATCCAGAGACTCATAGAGGGCCTTCTGCAGCATTCCTGGCCTGAGGAAAGAGGCTCCATTATGACTCCTTTCCCTTCCATGACATACGAGGAGGCACTGGCTGAGTATGGGACTGATAAACCAGACACTCGCTTTGGGATGAAG ATTGTGGATATCAGTGATGTTCTACGAGGATCAAACATTCACTTTGTGCAGAATGCCCTCAGCTACCCACATGGTTCCATCAGAGCCATTTGTATCCCTCAGGGAGTG AGGTATCTTACAAATAAAGACTTGGAGTCATTGAAGGAGTCTGCAAAATCCCAGTTTAACCAG GAAATCATGGAAATTATCTGCAGACCTGACGGAAGCTTGAAGTCTCTGCTTACCAAGTTCCTTGGTGAGAAGGAGAAGTCAGAGCTTATCCAAGCACTGAACATGCAGGAGGGTgatgtggtgctgctggcagctggagaaCACAAGCAAGTG TGCTGTGCATTAGGAGCTCTGCGGTTGTTGAGTGCCAACCtcctggaggcagctgggctggcactCCGTGATCCCACAGCCTTTCACTTCCTCTGGGTGGTGgatttcccccttttcctctccaaggCTGAGAATCCCACTGAACTGGAATCTGCTCATCACCCCTTCACTGCCCCTCATCCTTCAGATGTCAGCCTCCTGTATTCTGATCCCACAAAG gTCCGTAGCCAGCACTACGACCTTGTGCTCAATGGCAATGAGGTTGGAGGGGGCTCCATCAGAATTCACAGTGCAGAACAACAGCGTTTCGTGCTGGAGAAAGTGCTGAAG GAGGACTCCGAGGTGCTTTCCCATCTCATTGAGGCTTTGGAACTTGGGGCTCCACCTCACGGAGGAATTGCTTTAG GACTTGACAGGCTGATCTCTCTCATTGTTGACGCTCCAAGTATCCGGGACGTCATTGCCTTTCCAAAATCCTTCAGGGGACGGGACCTGATGGGCAATGCTCCAGACTATGTCACTCCAGAAGAGCTGGAGCCATATCACATTCAGGTTTCCTGGCCTCtagaagaaaaagaggcaaagaaaaactGA